A genomic stretch from Solanum stenotomum isolate F172 chromosome 8, ASM1918654v1, whole genome shotgun sequence includes:
- the LOC125872259 gene encoding pentatricopeptide repeat-containing protein At1g74630-like produces MGQLQLLTGFQLHCQAMTCDLDTHLFVGTTMISMYAECGFVEFAWKVFVQIPQPNVVVWNLVLIAYFRGSDVSGADKVFGLLPFRNLTTWNVMLAGYTKSGELERAEGLFLQMPSRDDISWSTMIVGFSHNGCFDEALGVFRELIGSGSKLNEVSLTVALAACAQAEAFKFGMVLHAFIEKVGLVWISSVNNALFDTYSKCGNVLMARLVFERMLGKKTIVSWTSMFAGLAMQGYGEEVIKHFHEMEESGTRPDGVTFISVLYDACSHAGLVEQGHELFSKMTETYDIEPTIEHYGCMVDLYGRAGQLRKAYNFVVQMPVPPYAVIWRTLLGACSFFGDIEMAEQVNKRLSELDPDNCGDHVLLSSIYAFAGKWKDVAMVRRSMAEKNMKKIPGWSMIEIDKVMYSFVAGDKRNEITEEAYNKLSEIMLKLKVKGGYIPEVGSVLHDIEEEEKEDTMSKHSEKLAVAFGMARLCKGSTIRIVKNLRVCKDCHSFMKLISKVYGLEIVVRDRSRFHSFKEGSCSCRDYW; encoded by the exons ATGGGGCAGCTACAACTCTT AACTGGGTTTCAGCTGCATTGTCAAGCTATGACTTGTGATCTTGATACCCATCTCTTTGTTGGGACTACAATGATTAGTATGTATGCGGAATGTGGGTTTGTTGAGTTTGCTTGGAAGGTGTTTGTTCAAATACCTCAACCAAATGTTGTGGTGTGGAATTTAGTACTTATAGCATATTTTCGAGGGAGTGATGTGAGTGGTGCAGATAAAGTGTTTGGTTTATTGCCGTTTAGGAACTTGACTACTTGGAATGTGATGCTGGCAGGGTATACTAAATCCGGAGAGCTTGAGCGTGCAGAGGGGCTGTTCTTGCAGATGCCAAGTAGAGATGATATTTCCTGGAGTACTATGATTGTTGGATTTTCTCATAATGGTTGCTTTGATGAGGCGCTTGGGGTTTTCAGGGAGTTGATTGGGAGTGGAAGTAAGCTGAATGAAGTGAGCTTGACGGTTGCTTTAGCTGCGTGTGCTCAAGCTGAGGCGTTTAAGTTTGGGATGGTATTGCATGCATTTATAGAGAAAGTGGGGTTGGTTTGGATAAGTTCTGTGAACAATGCACTTTTTGATACTTACTCCAAGTGTGGAAATGTGTTGATGGCTCGTCTTGTCTTTGAGAGAATGCTTGGGAAGAAAACCATTGTTTCTTGGACTTCTATGTTTGCAGGGCTTGCAATGCAAGGATATGGTGAAGAGGTGATAAAACATTTTCATGAGATGGAAGAATCTGGGACCAGACCTGATGGGGTCACTTTTATTTCGGTACTTTATGATGCATGTAGTCATGCTGGtttagttgaacaaggtcatgAGCTATTCAGTAAAATGACAGAAACTTATGACATTGAACCAACTATTGAGCATTATGGTTGTATGGTTGATTTGTATGGTAGGGCTGGTCAGCTTCGTAAGGCATATAATTTTGTGGTTCAAATGCCAGTACCACCCTATGCCGTTATCTGGCGAACACTTCTTGGGGCTTGCAGTTTTTTTGGCGACATTGAAATGGCTGAGCAAGTTAATAAAAGACTCTCTGAGCTGGATCCAGACAATTGTGGTGACCATGTTTTGCTGTCCAGCATTTATGCATTTGCTGGGAAATGGAAGGATGTTGCCATGGTGAGGAGATCAATGGCtgagaaaaatatgaagaaaataccAGGTTGGAGCATGATTGAAATAGACAAGGTCATGTACAGTTTTGTAGCAGGTGATAAACGAAATGAGATAACTGAAGAGGCTTATAATAAGCTAAGTGAGATAATGTTAAAACTTAAAGTAAAAGGTGGTTATATTCCAGAGGTAGGCAGTGTTTTACATGATATagaagaggaagaaaaggaAGATACCATGTCTAAGCACAGCGAGAAACTTGCTGTTGCTTTTGGTATGGCAAGGTTATGTAAGGGAAGCACCATACGAATTGTAAAGAATTTGAGGGTGTGCAAAGATTGTCATAGTTTTATGAAGTTGATATCTAAAGTCTACGGATTAGAGATTGTGGTTAGAGACAGAAGTAGGTTTCATTCTTTTAAAGAAGGTTCTTGCTCTTGCAGAGATTATTGGTGA